The window CGTTCCGCATCCCTACAACCGGCGGACAGTTCAAATCCTTTGACCCCGAACTGTTCAAGCAGAACAAGCTGGACTGTCCCCAGACCGGCGCTCAGACCTTCTTCCGCATGGTGCTTGAGGTCTTCGCGTTCCGGTCTCTGTTCAGGAACACCGCCGTGTCCCTGCACGAGGGCAAGGACTACCCCGTAGTCGCCTACAAATCGAGCAAGTGGCTGTGGCTCTTCGCCATCACCTTCCACTACTCCTTTTTCATCATCGCCCTGCGGCATCTGCGCCTCTTCCTCGAACCGATCCCGTTCATTCCCGTGGGCGCGCTCGAATTCGTGGACGGCATCCTGCAGATCGGCGCTCCGGTCATGTACCTGAGCGACCTCGGCCTGGTGGCCGGCGTGCTCCTGCTCATGGGCCGCAGGCTCGTCAACGCCAAGATCAACTACATCAGCTACGTCTCCGACTTCTTCCCGCTGTTCCTGATCCTGGCCGTCGCCCTGTCGGGCATCTACATGCGTTACTTCGCCAAGGTCGACATCATCGCGATCAAGGAGTTGACCATGGGTCTGGTGACGTTCCACTACGTCGTCCCCGAGACCGTCACCGTCTCCTTCTTCGTCCACGTCTTCCTGGTCAGCGTACTTATGGCGTACTTCCCGTTCAGCAAACTCATGCACATGCCGGGCGTCTTCCTGTCCCCGACCCGCAACCTGCCGAACGACTCTCGCGCCAAGCACCATGTGAACCCTTGGAACGATCCGAACATCAAGGCGCACGCCTATGCCGACTACGAGAAGGAATTCGGCGTGCCCATGGCCGAGGCCGGGCTGCCCCTGGACAACCCGGAGAACGGCGTGCCCAAAGACGAGGCCGAGGCCTAGGGTTCACCATCCGGTGATACTTTCTTCATTCGAGGAGATAAGAATATGTCCGACATTCCCAAAGCAGATGAGCTCTTCAAGAGCATAGATTACAATCCGCCCGTGACCGGATGGATGGAAACCCCGGTAGACTTCTCGCCGGGCCATTGGTGTTACCCCGCCAAGCCCGAAAAGATCGCCTACATGGACAAGAAGCTGCCCGGCCTGTGGGGCGAGCCGCGTACATGGATGCCTTCCGACGCCGATTGGAAGCTGCCCCCCAACTGGAAGGAGACCGTGGTCAACGGTTTCCGCGAGCGGCTCAAGAAGTTCCGCTCCCTCCAGTTGTTCATGGACATCTGCGTGCGTTGCGGCGCTTGCGCCGACAAGTGTCACTACTTCATCGGCTCCGGCGATCCCAAGAACATGCCCGTGCTCCGCGCCGAGCTGATGCGCTCGGTCTACCGCGGCGAGTTCACCCTGGCAGGCAAGATCCTGTCCAAGTTCACCGGCTCCCGCGTCATGGAAGAGCATGTCCTGAAGGAGTGGTTCATCTACTTCTATCAGTGCACCCAGTGCCGCCGCTGCTCCCTGTTCTGCCCCTACGGCATCGACACCGCGGAAATGACCATGATGGCCCGCGAGCTCATGCACCTGGTCGGCCTGAACACCAACTGGATCATGGAGCCGGTCTCCAACTGTAACATCACCGGCAACCACCTCGGCATTCAGCCCCATGCCTTCAAGGATATCGTGGACTTCATGGTCGACGACATCGAGGAAGTCACCGGCCGCCGGGTCAAGGCCCCGCTGAACGAGAAGGGCCACGAGATCCTGTTCATCACGCCGTCCGGCGACGTGTTCGCCGACCCCGGCATCTACACCTTCATGGGCTACCTGCTCCTGTTCGACTATCTCGACCTGGATTACACCATGTCGACCTATGCGTCCGAGGGCGGCAACTTCGGCTCGTTCACCAACAACGAAGTCATGAAGAAGCTCAACGCCAAGATGTACGCCGAGGCCGAGCGCCTGGGCTGTAAATGGATTCTCGGCGGCGAGTGCGGCCACATGTGGCGCGTGGTGCACCAGTACATGGACACCATGAACGGCGACAACCAGTGGTCCGGCATGACCACCCCGAAATCGCCCATCACCGGTACCGTGTTCGACACCGCGGCGGCCACCAAGATGCTCCACATCACCGAGTTCACCGCTGACCTCATCAAGCACAACAAGCTGAAGCTGGACCCCAGCCGCAACGACCACCTGCGCGTCACCTTCCACGACTCCTGCAACCCCGCCCGGGGCATGGGCCTGCTGGAAGAGCCGCGCTACGTGCTCAAGCATGTGTGCAACAACTTCTTCGAGATGCCCCCCGCGACCATCCGCGAGCAGACCTTCTGCTGTGCGGGCGGCTCCGGCCTGAACACCGACGAGATCATGGAAATCCGTCTGCGCGGCGGCCTGCCCCGCGGCAACGCCCTGCGCTACGTGCAGGAAAAGCACGGCGTCAACCTGATGGCCTGCATCTGCGCTATCGACCGTGCGACCCTGATCCCGCTGGCCGATTACTGGGCTCCGGGCGTGACCATCGCCGGTACCCACGAGCTGGTCGCAAACGCCCTGGTTCTCGAAGAGGGCGAGGTCCGCACCATGGACATGCGGCAGGAACCCCTCCCCGGTTTCGAGGACGAAGAGGACGATTGGACGCCCCCGAGCAAGGAGGATGCATAAATGAAAATGTACAACGGATTTGCTATCGTCGCCGGGCTGGTCATCTTCTTCGCGATGCTGACCGCTCCCTTCGCGCTCGGCACCATGACCAAGCAGTACAAGGAACCCGAGCTCAAGCTGCCCGTGAACGAGAAGGAGTGCATCGAATCCACCGAGTACATGCGCACCAATCACATGCAGCTCTTGAACGAATGGCGCGACTGGGCGCTGCGTGACGGCAAGAGGACCTATACCAACCACGCTGGCAAGGAGTTCTCCATCTCCCTGCAGAACACCTGCATGAAGTGCCACACCAGCAAGGCCGACTTCTGCGACAAGTGTCACAACGACGCGGGTGTCTCTCCCTACTGCTGGGATTGCCACGTTCAGCCGGAGGGTTTGAAATAATGAAGAACAGCAGAAGAACCTTCATCAAGCTTGCCGGTATCGCTGCCGCCGGTCTGGCCGTGGCCCCCAAAAAGGTCCTGGCCTCGAGCGGCGGACACTCCCCGGTCAAGGTCAATGCCACGGCCTCCCATGCGAAGCATTGGGCCATGGTCATCGACACCACCAAGCTGCACACTGCCGAAGCCATCGACGAGCTGGCCAAGGTCTGCCACCACATCCACAACGTGCCCTCCATCGAGGGCAAGAAGGAAGTGAAGTGGCTGTGGCACGATACCTACGGCCATTCCTTCCCCGAGCAGGAGAACCCGCATCTGGCGGAAGAGGTTCACGAGCGCGTCTTCCCGCTTCTGTGCAACCACTGTGAGAATCCCCCGTGCGTGCGCGTCTGCCCCACCAAGGCGACCTTCCAGCGCCCGGACGGCATCGTGGCCATGGACTACCACCGCTGTATCGGCTGCCGGTACTGCATGGCGGGCTGTCCCTACGGCTCCCGCTCGTTCAACTGGGGCGATCCCCGGCTGAACCTGGATATGGCCAACCTGAACCCGGAGTTCCCCACCCGTATGCGCGGCGTCGTCGAGAAGTGCAACTTCTGCGTCGAGCGTCTGGCCGTGGGCAAGCAGCCCGCCTGTGTGGAGGCATCGAACGGCGCCATGTTCTTCGGCGATCTGAAGGATCCGGATTCCGAAGTCCGCAAGGTGCTTCGCGAGAAGTTCACCATTCGTCGTAAACCCTCGGCAGGCACTGAGCCCAGTGTTTACTACATCATCTAGGAGGACTCCGAATGCTTGAATTAGCTCTCAAAGGCTCCAAGAGATACTACGGCTGGATCGCGTTCCTCCTGGTTCTCATTGGCATCGGTTCCACCGCCCTGGTGGACCAGTGGATAAACGGCCTGACGATCACCGGCATGAGCCGCGACGTGTCCTGGGGATTCTACATCTCCCAGTTCACCTACCTGGTCGGCCTGGCCGCCTCCGGCGTCATGATCGTGCTGCCGAACTACTTCCACTCGTATAAGACCAACAAGCACATGGTCATCTTCGGCGAGTTCATGGCCATCGCTGCGTGTATAATGTGCCTGCTGTTCATCGTCGTGGACATCGGGCAGCCCACCCGCATGATGAACATGATCTTCCATCCCACTCCGAACTCCATTCTGTTCTGGGATATGATCGTGCTCAACGGCTACCTGTTCCTGAACCTGCTCGTGGGCTGGACCTGCCTGCAGGCGGACCGTCAGCACCTGCCTCACCCGCAGTGGCTCAAGCCGTTCATCTACATCTCGATCATCTGGGCCTTCTCGATCCATACCGTGACCGCGTTCCTGTACCAGGGCCTGCCCGGCCGCCACTACTGGCTCACCGCCATCCTGGCCGCCCGCTTCCTGGCTTCCGCGTTCTGCTCCGGTCCCGCGATCCTGCTGCTCGTCATGATGATCACGGAGAAGTTCACCAGCTTCAAGATGGCCAAAAACGCCATTTCCACGCTCGTGAAGATCATCGCCTACGCCATGTGCGTGAACATGTTCTTCTTCGCGCTGGAAATCTTCACCTCGTTCTACTCGAACATCCCGGGCCACATGCACCCGATCCTTTACCTGTTCGAGCACGCGAGCTCCGGCCTGGTCACTCTGATGTGGACCTTCATCGCCTTTGCCGCGATCTCCATCACCCTGCTGGTGACCCCGCGCTTCCGCAACAACTACAAGCTGCTGCCCTGGACTCTCGGCATCCTGATCGTCGCGACCTGGATCGACAAGGGTCTTGGCCTGCTCATCGGCGGGTTCAACCCCACGCCGTTCGAGACCATCACCTCGTACTGGCCCACCGGCAAGGAACTCATGGTTTCCATGATGGTCTACGCCATCGGCGCCCTGGTGGTGACGGTGCTCTTTAAGATCGCCACCGAGGTCAAGGCCGAAGTGGGTCATTCCCAGAAGCTGGACTGCGGTTGTTCCTCCGAGGACACCTGCGAGTGCGCTCCTGAGGAAGCCCCGGCCGAAGCCTAGCCTCGGCGCAGCCTGGCCACGTAACGTCACCTCGCTAGGCACCTAGGCTGAAACAGGGCCGCCCCGGAAACGGGGCGGCCCATTTTTATGGGAACACCTGTCCGCAAGCCGTTGCGTCCTTTGCGGAGCCGCTTTGACGCGTTGCCCCGCCCTGTGTTCGCAGATTATTGCCTGAATGGCTGGGAAAATCGCCTTGCGGACCGCGCGCCCTGCCCGGACCGCACTTGCCGTAGGGCAAGGCTGCCGGGGCGGTCTGTGGGGAGCGCGGCGGGATTACGGACGTCGGGAATCGAGTCATTGTGCTTAAATCGGCAAGGTTCGCGTATGTTGCGACATTGACGAGTGCGTGGCATAGTGCATCTCCATTAATAATCGGCGAGTAGGGGAAGGACCGGAGGCGGTTGCGCCGAGCACCTTATCGCATTGCGAGGAAAGCATGAATATTGGCCAGTACACTTTTGAAGAGTTCAAGAAGAAAGCCAAGGAATTTCACGGATATCCAGCTCCAGGCCTGTTGATAGGCGGGTACATGGTGGAGGCGGCCAAGGCGCGTCTTCCCGAAGGTACGCTGTTCGAGGCCATGGTCGAGTCGGGCAAATGTCTGCCGGACGCGGTCCAGCTTCTGACCCTGTGCTCCACAGGCAATAACTGGATGAAGGTCAAGCTTCTCGGCCGATATGCCGTGTCCCTGTACGACAAGTACACCGGCAAGGGAATCCGCGTGGCCGTGGATCAGGAAAAGCTCAAGGATTGGCCGGAGATTCGCTCCTGGTTCATGAAGGAGAAACCCAAGGCCGAGCAGGACACCGAACGGCTTTTCGCCGAAATCGAGCAGGCTGGGGACACCATCTGTTCCATTCGGCCCGTGACCATTTCCAAGAAATACCTGGGACATGGGCACATGACCACTATCGATGTCTGTCCCGTCTGCGGCGAGGCGTACCCCGGTTCCGACGGCTCCATCTGCCGTGGTTGCCAGGGTGAGGCTCCCTACGAGTCCATGGAAGGGGCGTTCTGCGTCGATGATGCGCCGGATCTCAAGACCGTGCCCGTCGAGGAGGCCGTGGGCAAGAAGGCCGTGCACGACATGACCGGCATCGAGCCCGGCGAGTCCAAAGGCCCGATCACCAAGGCCGGGGATGTTTTCGATATAGGCGATGTCTGCCGCCTGCAACGCATCGGCAAGTTCAACGTCTATGACGGCGACGCCGTTCCCGGCGACGAGTGGGTCCATGAGAACGACGCGGTCAAGGCGTTCGCCAAACGCATGGCCGGTCCCGGCATCACCTACGATCCGAATCCGGAAGAGGGCAAGATCAACTTCTTCGCGGAGTATGCCGGTATGCTCTCCATCGACCTGGACGCGCTGAACAGGTTCAACCTCTCCCCGGACGTCATGCTGGCCACCCGGCACGACGGTTCGCTCATGCCTGAAGGCAAGGGCGTGGCCGGAACCCGCGCCATTCCCCTTTACATCTCGCGCGACAAGCTCAGCCGCGCCCTGACCGCCCTTGGCGAAGGGCCGGTCCTGTCCATTCTGCCGCTCAAGCCCGCCAAGGTCGGTATTCTCGTTACCGGCACCGAGGTCTTTCAGGGGCTCATCGAGGACAAGTTTATCCCCATTATCTCGTCCAAGGTTATTCACCTCGGTTGCACGGTACACATGACCGATATCGTGCCCGACGATCGGGAAGCCATCACCCGCGCGGCCACGGCCATGCTGGAAGGCGGCTGCGAGCTTGTCGTCACCACGGCGGGCATGTCTGTCGACCCGGACGACGTCACGCGGGCGGCCCTGGTGGACGCCGGTCTGCACGGAGACCTGTACGGCGTCCCCATGCTGCCCGGCACCATGACCCTGGTGGGCAAGCTGCGGAATGCCGCCATCATCGGCGTGCCTGCCTGCGCCCTGTTCTACAAGACCACGGCTTTTGACGTGGTCCTGCCCCGCATCCTGGCCGGGCAGGAACTCCGCCGCAAGGATTTGGCTCGCTTCGGCGAAGGCGGGTTCTGCATGAACTGCAAGACCTGCTCGTTCCCCAAGTGTCCGTTCGGGAAGTAAGCTTTGATTCAGTAGCTCACTTTTGAAATTGAAAGAGAAGAGAATATGGAAGGCCGCCCTAAGGGGCGGCTTTTCTTTTGATGGAAAGAAGCGCGCCTTTGGCGCGAGAGCCAGTGAAGGGGCTTTGCCCCTTCAGCCTCCATGCCCTCCCGGCGGGGTCCATTTCTTTTGCTGGACCCAAAAGAAATAGACGAAAGAAAAGGGCCTTTTTCAGCGCGGCCGCCCGCAGGATCATCGACAAGAATCCGATCCGCTCGGGTCGGCTCCATCCGAGCAAAAGTATAGGTCCTTCCCCGGTGCTCCGCTTCCCACTCTCGCAGGTCCTTCCTTCCTCGTCACCGGAGCCGCCGCCCCTTCGCGGTCGGCTTCTAGGCCGCTGATCCAGGGCTAGAGCTCGTAGTAGACCATTTGCCTTGCGTTCGCCTTGGGGAGGGCCTTCGAGAAAGAAGAGCCTAAAATTAGTTTTCCCGCGTTGGAAGGCGGTATCTCGCTTGCGCGGGAGACGTTCGAAAGCCGGGGCCTAGAGCCTGTCTGAAGCGGCGAAGCGTAGGCCGACTGCGTTCGCCGCAGGCGGACATCCTGTCGGGCAGCGAAAGCCGCTACAGGCTCTTGGCCACTGCTTTCGGGAGCCGAAAGGGCCGAAAAGCGCAGTTTTTGCTTCCTTTTTTCTGCGCCAGCAAAAAAGGAAGTCGCCGTAAAGGCGAAACAAAACGTGGTGAGAACGCGCACGGTCTGCCGCGAAGCGCGGCACACCTTCACGCGCTCTCCTCCCAAAAAAACAAATATGGAAGGCCACCCTAAGGGGCGGCTTTTTTTTGAAGGAAAGAAGCGCGTCGTTGGCGCGAGAGCCAGTGAAGGGGCCTTGCCCCTTCAGCCTCCATGCCCTCCCGGCGGGGTCCATTTCTTTTGCTGGCCCAAAAGAAATAGACGAAAGAAAAGGGCCTTTTCCTAGCGCGGCCGCCCCCGGGATCTTCGGCAAGAATCCGATCCGCTCGGGTCGGCTCCATCCGAGCAAAAGTATAAGCCCTTTCCCGGTGCTCCGCTTCCCACTCTCGCCAGGCCTTCCTTCCTCGTCACCGGAGCCGCCGCTCCTTCGCGGTCGGCTTCTAGGCCGCTGATCCAGGGCTAGTGCTCGTAAGCGGACTAGTTGGATAGGGTCGCCTTTGGGATGGATTTGGGTAGCGGCTTTGGGGACGAAGAGCGGGGAATAAGTTTTATTGAGTTGGAAGACTGTAACTCGCTTGCGCGGTAGACGTTCGAAAGTCGGGGCCTAGAGCCTGTCTGAAGCGGCGAAGCGTAGGCCGACTGCGTCCGCCGTAGGCGGACATCCTGTCGGGCAGCGAAAGCCGCTACAGGCTCTTGGCCACTGCTTTCGGGAGCCGAAAGGGCCGAAAAGCGCAGTTTTTGCTTCCTTTTTTCTGCGCCAGCAAAAAAGGAAGTCGCCGTAAAGGCGAAACAACACGTGGTGAGAACGCGCACGGTCGAACGCGAAGCGCGGCGCACCTACCCGCGCTACACCTCGCCCCAAAAAGAAGAAATAAAAAGGCCGCCCATACAGGCGGCCTTCCCCTTCCATCCGATGGAAAGAAACCTACACATAGTTCGGATAGTCGGTGCACAACAGGTGAAGCGGAGCTTCATCCTCGTCGATTTCAGGGAAACGGGCCTGCGGTTCATGGAACCTGTTGTCGGTGTTGTCGTCGTTCACGGACGAAACTTCGCCCACCAGGACTTTGCCCTTGCCGGGCTCGCCGTAGAAGCGGTGGTACATGCCCTGTTCGAGAAATATGGATTCGCCGGGCGTCAGGATGATCTTTCCGCCGGGCTGGACGATGCGGGTAAAGCCGTCCACGGAAACGGCCAGGGGTTCCCGGGCCAGCTCTTCGGAGGGGGTGGAGCCGTACAACTCGATAACCAGGTTGCCGCCGCCCCGGTTGATGATGTCCTCGGTCTTGGCCCAGTGGAAGTGCATGGGACAGACTTGGTCTTCCCGGACGATCATGATTTTTTCCGCATACTTCTTGGGGTGTCTGGCGGCGAGGTTGCCGTTGCGGATGGTAAACAGGATCAGCCCCCGATGCTCGAAATCGCCCGCCCCGTAGTCGGTCAAATCCCAGCCGAGCTGGTTTTGGACCACTTCTGACGCGCCCTTGCCCTTCCATTGCTCCGGAGACCAGAAGGCCCACGGCGGCAGGGCGAACCGGAAGGAGGCGAAGAAGTCCTTGGCGTCCTGGATAAGGGTGTTGATTTCGCTGCGTTTCATGTCGTCTATCTAGGTGAGCCGGTTGGCCGCGTCAAGGGGAAGCAAGGGTCGGAAGGGCGACTCTGTAACATTCACCGTAACAAAAAGAGGTGGCGTTCGGCATCGGCCGGGTATATAGGAAAAATCTGCTCTGACGCTATGACCGCAACACGGGACGGCCCTGCCGCCCGATAACGTGTGAGGAAGATTATATATGGGCCTCTTTTCTCAAGAGAAAGCCAAGGAAAATTCCGAATTGAACGCCTTCCTGGGCGTGGGTACCGAATACAAGGGTAAGCTTGAATTCGTCGGCACCGTCCGCATCGACGGCCGGTTTGAGGGCGAAATCACCACCGACGGCGTGCTCATCCTGGGCCGTAAGGCCTACATCGAGGGGCTGGTCCGCGTGGGACAGCTCAACTCCTGTGGTGAAATCCGCGGCGAAGTCCACGTCAAGGAAAAGGCCGTGTTCGAAAAGACCAGCGTGCTCAAGGGCAGCCTTGACACATCGGTCCTTGTTGTGGAACAGGGCGCTCTGGTCGAAGGGACCATCCACATGACCGGCGCGGAGACTATGGCCTCCAAGCCCAAGGTCGTGTCTGCGAATTTCGGCGGCAGCGCAACAGAGCCCGCCGCCGGCGAACCTGACGTCGCCAAGACCGGCTCCGACGACGGCGGGGCCTAACGGAGGTTTACGATGTTTGAAGTAGTTATCGAGACAATGGGCAGGGAATACGTCGCCTTCACCACTGAAGACGCTCGTGAGGCCGAACTGATTCGGCAGCGCCACATCCGTTCTCTCACCGACGGCATGGCGTACATCCGCGAAACCAAGCCCGAAGAAGACAAGAAGTAACCGGCTCGTTCCGGTTGCCCGAATGATCGGCCCGCCGACGCACATGCGCCGACGGGCCGACCGTTTTTCAAGCCGTTGACAGCCGGGCGCGCCCGGGTATCCCTGGCGAAGCCCGTCCCAACGCTGTTTACCTCGCGGGCGATATGTGAGAAGGTCCGCCCAAGTTCGCACGGGAGTTCTCTTCATGGAAAAGATCATATTGGTGCATGTGACGGGCGGCGACCGGCCCGGTCTGACGGCGGAACTGTCCGACGTCCTTGCAAGCTACGAAGTGGATGTGCTCGACATCGGCCAGGTGGTCATCCACAACTTTCTGACCCTCGGCATTCTCATTCGCCTGCCTGCCAATTCCCAGCCGGTGCTCAAGGACCTGCTTTTCAAGGCGCA of the Desulfovibrio sp. Fe33 genome contains:
- the dsrO gene encoding sulfate reduction electron transfer complex DsrMKJOP subunit DsrO, coding for MKNSRRTFIKLAGIAAAGLAVAPKKVLASSGGHSPVKVNATASHAKHWAMVIDTTKLHTAEAIDELAKVCHHIHNVPSIEGKKEVKWLWHDTYGHSFPEQENPHLAEEVHERVFPLLCNHCENPPCVRVCPTKATFQRPDGIVAMDYHRCIGCRYCMAGCPYGSRSFNWGDPRLNLDMANLNPEFPTRMRGVVEKCNFCVERLAVGKQPACVEASNGAMFFGDLKDPDSEVRKVLREKFTIRRKPSAGTEPSVYYII
- the dsrM gene encoding sulfate reduction electron transfer complex DsrMKJOP subunit DsrM, whose protein sequence is MNALYSLLFVFLLVLIPLFGVDAAHMRTFFGVCIPTTAFIIFIIGFVYKVVTWGRSAVPFRIPTTGGQFKSFDPELFKQNKLDCPQTGAQTFFRMVLEVFAFRSLFRNTAVSLHEGKDYPVVAYKSSKWLWLFAITFHYSFFIIALRHLRLFLEPIPFIPVGALEFVDGILQIGAPVMYLSDLGLVAGVLLLMGRRLVNAKINYISYVSDFFPLFLILAVALSGIYMRYFAKVDIIAIKELTMGLVTFHYVVPETVTVSFFVHVFLVSVLMAYFPFSKLMHMPGVFLSPTRNLPNDSRAKHHVNPWNDPNIKAHAYADYEKEFGVPMAEAGLPLDNPENGVPKDEAEA
- the dsrK gene encoding sulfate reduction electron transfer complex DsrMKJOP subunit DsrK: MSDIPKADELFKSIDYNPPVTGWMETPVDFSPGHWCYPAKPEKIAYMDKKLPGLWGEPRTWMPSDADWKLPPNWKETVVNGFRERLKKFRSLQLFMDICVRCGACADKCHYFIGSGDPKNMPVLRAELMRSVYRGEFTLAGKILSKFTGSRVMEEHVLKEWFIYFYQCTQCRRCSLFCPYGIDTAEMTMMARELMHLVGLNTNWIMEPVSNCNITGNHLGIQPHAFKDIVDFMVDDIEEVTGRRVKAPLNEKGHEILFITPSGDVFADPGIYTFMGYLLLFDYLDLDYTMSTYASEGGNFGSFTNNEVMKKLNAKMYAEAERLGCKWILGGECGHMWRVVHQYMDTMNGDNQWSGMTTPKSPITGTVFDTAAATKMLHITEFTADLIKHNKLKLDPSRNDHLRVTFHDSCNPARGMGLLEEPRYVLKHVCNNFFEMPPATIREQTFCCAGGSGLNTDEIMEIRLRGGLPRGNALRYVQEKHGVNLMACICAIDRATLIPLADYWAPGVTIAGTHELVANALVLEEGEVRTMDMRQEPLPGFEDEEDDWTPPSKEDA
- a CDS encoding D-lyxose/D-mannose family sugar isomerase, with amino-acid sequence MKRSEINTLIQDAKDFFASFRFALPPWAFWSPEQWKGKGASEVVQNQLGWDLTDYGAGDFEHRGLILFTIRNGNLAARHPKKYAEKIMIVREDQVCPMHFHWAKTEDIINRGGGNLVIELYGSTPSEELAREPLAVSVDGFTRIVQPGGKIILTPGESIFLEQGMYHRFYGEPGKGKVLVGEVSSVNDDNTDNRFHEPQARFPEIDEDEAPLHLLCTDYPNYV
- the dsrJ gene encoding sulfate reduction electron transfer complex DsrMKJOP subunit DsrJ, with the protein product MYNGFAIVAGLVIFFAMLTAPFALGTMTKQYKEPELKLPVNEKECIESTEYMRTNHMQLLNEWRDWALRDGKRTYTNHAGKEFSISLQNTCMKCHTSKADFCDKCHNDAGVSPYCWDCHVQPEGLK
- a CDS encoding FmdE family protein, producing MNIGQYTFEEFKKKAKEFHGYPAPGLLIGGYMVEAAKARLPEGTLFEAMVESGKCLPDAVQLLTLCSTGNNWMKVKLLGRYAVSLYDKYTGKGIRVAVDQEKLKDWPEIRSWFMKEKPKAEQDTERLFAEIEQAGDTICSIRPVTISKKYLGHGHMTTIDVCPVCGEAYPGSDGSICRGCQGEAPYESMEGAFCVDDAPDLKTVPVEEAVGKKAVHDMTGIEPGESKGPITKAGDVFDIGDVCRLQRIGKFNVYDGDAVPGDEWVHENDAVKAFAKRMAGPGITYDPNPEEGKINFFAEYAGMLSIDLDALNRFNLSPDVMLATRHDGSLMPEGKGVAGTRAIPLYISRDKLSRALTALGEGPVLSILPLKPAKVGILVTGTEVFQGLIEDKFIPIISSKVIHLGCTVHMTDIVPDDREAITRAATAMLEGGCELVVTTAGMSVDPDDVTRAALVDAGLHGDLYGVPMLPGTMTLVGKLRNAAIIGVPACALFYKTTAFDVVLPRILAGQELRRKDLARFGEGGFCMNCKTCSFPKCPFGK
- the dsrP gene encoding sulfate reduction electron transfer complex DsrMKJOP subunit DsrP translates to MLELALKGSKRYYGWIAFLLVLIGIGSTALVDQWINGLTITGMSRDVSWGFYISQFTYLVGLAASGVMIVLPNYFHSYKTNKHMVIFGEFMAIAACIMCLLFIVVDIGQPTRMMNMIFHPTPNSILFWDMIVLNGYLFLNLLVGWTCLQADRQHLPHPQWLKPFIYISIIWAFSIHTVTAFLYQGLPGRHYWLTAILAARFLASAFCSGPAILLLVMMITEKFTSFKMAKNAISTLVKIIAYAMCVNMFFFALEIFTSFYSNIPGHMHPILYLFEHASSGLVTLMWTFIAFAAISITLLVTPRFRNNYKLLPWTLGILIVATWIDKGLGLLIGGFNPTPFETITSYWPTGKELMVSMMVYAIGALVVTVLFKIATEVKAEVGHSQKLDCGCSSEDTCECAPEEAPAEA
- a CDS encoding bactofilin family protein, translating into MGLFSQEKAKENSELNAFLGVGTEYKGKLEFVGTVRIDGRFEGEITTDGVLILGRKAYIEGLVRVGQLNSCGEIRGEVHVKEKAVFEKTSVLKGSLDTSVLVVEQGALVEGTIHMTGAETMASKPKVVSANFGGSATEPAAGEPDVAKTGSDDGGA